In Mangrovivirga cuniculi, the following proteins share a genomic window:
- a CDS encoding rhomboid family intramembrane serine protease, whose amino-acid sequence MSLTIIIIAVTVIISFYAWNNPDKQYRWMMNPYQVNRNNQYDRFLMSGFIHSDYVHLGFNMFTLFFFGRNLEQYYLRVLVGDSAPFVFLGLYLVAIIVSEIPTFLKHKENPGYNSLGASGAVAAVIFSCIIFDPWREIYFVPGIVFGVLYLIYSWYQTRNARDQINHDAHFYGAVFGIIFTLILEPGLFGSFLSELF is encoded by the coding sequence ATGAGTCTTACTATAATAATAATTGCCGTAACGGTAATAATCAGTTTCTATGCCTGGAATAATCCGGATAAGCAATATCGATGGATGATGAATCCATACCAGGTAAATAGAAATAACCAATATGACCGGTTTCTGATGTCCGGTTTTATTCATTCCGATTATGTACACCTGGGATTTAATATGTTTACTCTATTCTTTTTCGGAAGAAACCTGGAACAATATTATTTAAGGGTCCTTGTTGGTGATTCTGCCCCATTTGTATTTCTGGGACTTTACCTTGTTGCTATAATTGTATCTGAAATACCGACGTTTTTAAAGCACAAGGAAAACCCAGGTTATAACAGCCTTGGAGCTTCTGGAGCAGTAGCCGCAGTGATTTTTTCATGTATTATTTTTGACCCATGGCGAGAGATTTATTTTGTTCCTGGAATAGTTTTTGGCGTGCTTTACTTGATCTATTCATGGTACCAGACAAGGAATGCCAGGGATCAGATCAACCACGACGCACACTTTTATGGTGCGGTTTTTGGAATAATATTTACTTTGATACTTGAACCAGGTCTTTTTGGTTCTTTTTTGAGTGAATTATTTTAA